In Candidatus Obscuribacterales bacterium, one DNA window encodes the following:
- the lpxD gene encoding UDP-3-O-(3-hydroxymyristoyl)glucosamine N-acyltransferase, with amino-acid sequence MPTINLSQIAQHLQSQHTTAQDPEISGVAAIDEAQPGQLSYIEGETFAAQIATTQASALILPMNEALQAAADARQLAWVSVPQPRLAFAQAIALFYQPFKPAPGIHPSAVIDPSVQLGEGVSIGAHVVLQAGVRLGDGVCIHPNVVVYPGVQIGDRSLLHANCVIHERSILGADCVIHSGACIGAEGFGFVPTAEGWFKMEQSGQVVLEDGVEIGCNSAVDRPAVGETRIRRHTKLDNLVHVAHGCQIGEACAMAAQVGLAGGVKVGNRVILAGQVGIANQVTIGDGAIATAQTGVHRDVEPGAIVSGYPAIPNRLWLKISAVYNRLPDMYQSLREIRRQLK; translated from the coding sequence ATGCCCACGATCAACCTGAGCCAAATTGCCCAGCATCTCCAGTCCCAGCACACTACTGCCCAGGATCCGGAGATCAGCGGTGTGGCGGCCATTGACGAAGCCCAACCTGGACAACTGAGCTACATTGAAGGCGAAACCTTCGCCGCTCAGATTGCCACCACCCAGGCCAGCGCCTTGATTTTGCCCATGAATGAGGCCTTGCAGGCAGCGGCCGATGCTCGCCAACTGGCTTGGGTGAGCGTTCCCCAACCCCGTCTTGCCTTTGCCCAAGCGATCGCTCTTTTTTACCAACCCTTCAAACCCGCCCCTGGCATTCATCCCAGCGCCGTCATTGATCCATCGGTACAGCTCGGAGAGGGGGTGTCCATCGGAGCCCATGTGGTGCTTCAGGCTGGCGTGCGTTTGGGAGATGGCGTGTGCATCCATCCCAACGTCGTCGTCTATCCGGGGGTGCAGATTGGCGATCGCTCCCTCCTCCATGCCAACTGTGTCATCCATGAACGCAGCATCCTAGGAGCTGACTGCGTCATCCATAGCGGTGCCTGCATTGGGGCAGAAGGCTTTGGCTTTGTCCCCACAGCCGAGGGCTGGTTCAAGATGGAGCAGTCGGGGCAGGTGGTCTTGGAAGATGGCGTAGAAATTGGCTGCAACTCGGCGGTCGATCGTCCCGCTGTTGGCGAAACCCGCATCCGCCGCCATACCAAACTCGATAACTTGGTGCATGTGGCCCACGGCTGTCAGATCGGCGAAGCTTGCGCCATGGCGGCCCAAGTGGGTCTAGCGGGCGGGGTGAAGGTGGGCAATCGGGTGATTTTGGCAGGACAGGTGGGTATTGCCAACCAGGTGACCATCGGTGATGGCGCGATCGCCACGGCCCAGACCGGCGTCCACCGCGATGTGGAACCAGGAGCGATCGTCTCCGGCTATCCAGCCATTCCCAACCGTCTCTGGCTAAAAATTTCCGCCGTATACAATCGTCTACCGGACATGTACCAATCCCTACGGGAAATTCGCCGTCAACTCAAGTAG